The sequence CCGGCCGAAAAAATGTCCCGATTTTTGGCATAGTTTGTATCGGGTTGAATGAAATTCGGTTTTCTGtttcgcctttttttttttttttttttaaattttgggttgtatttgttatttattaactatatattaatattacatatgaatgaaaaaaaaaaaattccgtcACAGTAACGGTGATGGACGAGTTTGGCAACGTGTACGGTGCTTCGCTACTTGTTGGGTTTATCTTTAATTGAAATGCACGTGCCTATCACGCTcgagaaaagttaaaaaaaaaaaagaaagaaaaaaaaatttataaaaaaggtTTATTAACAATTCTTAACACATGCTTGGTTACGTGCATGTGCGCGTGTAATAcccctttttgttttatttcttttaccaTATGACTTTATTAAGTCTATATCAAATTTCTATAAGTGGaaagattttttaaataaatgtcTTGATATTTACATTCTATGTACttaagatggttttttttttatagttattttagtgtggaaaaaaaaaaatgagtggTTTTGTTAATGATTTTATGGTGTGGCAAGTTCTTTGAAATTTCACAATCAATAGACAAGAAAAAATTGTGCCTCTATATTGCCAAATTATTTGGTATGCATGATGTTCCTAGAGATGAAATTTGGCCTACCATCATGAATTTCGGCGTATTATAATTGGGGTGATTATTTGGGTCATCAACAagctctctcttcttctttttttctatttttttttaatttttttcaagacGTTAACAAGTTCGTTCtccaagatataaatatatatatatatatattttttttaaaaaaaagttcattCACATGACAAAAATATGTAaacatttttatatgaaaaggACGATCCAAATGAAAAGTTCTTGAAACATTGAAATtagatttagaaaaaaaatctaaaagaaagATTCAAGATTTACTCCCCTCACGTGAGGGATGGCAGATTTAATTTTAGATTGATATCAAAAGCTACTAAGTGCTTTTTATAGAAAACATCTTTATTTgaagttttatttaatatatatatatatatatatatatatgatgcgaAATGTTTACATTTGACTAGCAAGcaagtaatttattttatacagAATCAATTTAGACAAAAACATTGCTAAATTACCTTAATTTCGtaatataaaatgatttttaaatattttgataaatgattttatctttatttagcattttaaaattaatattacaatCTTCAACAACCAAATTTTAATAAGTTAGAAGGATTACATTAACGCTACAACTTGTAATTAAATCAGcatatgaaaaatcaaaaatGACAATAGAATCGATACGATAGCAAGAAATTTGAATAGACAtgaaatgaaaaagataaaGGTGGGAAGAAATATCTATCCataattatataagaaaataaaataaaataaaaataaataaataaataaaaaggaaatggtAAGTGAGAGGGCCAGTGAAATGAGACGTGGCAGGTGGTGATGGGGTTGAGGATTTGGAAAGCATGGCGATACAGTTGTGGAAAATGCCTAGTCTTATTACAAGTGGCGGCTGTTAGATATTTGCGTGAATATGCTGTCcaatttctttgcttttttatcAATGAATCTCTGTCATTCTCTTTCGTATGCAATACTAGAATATGCACTTGGTGGAACACTCCTAAAAGTTTGAAAACTACCATTCTCCTCATCAATAAtatgtttaaacattttaagaatttttaatatttaaagacaTTAATAATCtatattagtgttttttttttttttttaatggttgaaaattcaaattctaaatgATTGTATAAGAAGACTGTAATTAAGCAGTCTTTACACGAAATTAGTTGCactttttgaaaacaattctATAGCAACATATTTCTtgcttttttatgttaaaaattgacataatttttttttttttttataaaagaaaaatacattaaGGAGGGGGATTTAAGTACAGATTTGATTGAACTGAGAACGTTGAGACAAAATTGATATAATTCTAAGCAAAGTATATAGATTTGTAATTCTAAACAATCTCAAACGCCAAAAGAGAGATTAGTTTTGATTGTGTTTACTAGATTATAAATTCCTTGACCTTTTTCTTTAGATCTGTTTTAGATTCTTGAAGATAGATTGGAAATATGGGGGTTGGGTTAGAGATTCTTGGATTAGAAAGAATGATTAAAACTTCGACTCCTATAAGATATGAAATTGAATAAGACATGACAAAGGTGTTTAGAAAGTAAGGTATTCCCATCGGAAAAGATAGCCAATTATTGTGGTTTTTAGATTAACAACTTTATTGGGTGCATATGAAAATTCATGATCATGATAAGGCAATCAATTTTTGGCTTGGGAACATTTCTAGGCCCCTAAGGCATACCATTCCATCTTAACTTCGTGTGTTTGTCCTAGGTTAAATTTGGTAACTTGCTCCATCTCCAAAACTAGAAAGAACCCACCAACAAAGATAAAATAGTTAGTCCTATGCTTCATATCTGTACCatctgtaaaattttatagtccAGCTTCCTTTATAGCCTAACTTGACGATTTGTTGTCCTTTTTGAGACAACCCATCTGGTAATAATCATTTATGAAAATCCACATATCttgaatttaattttccttCTCTAAtttatcaggaaaaaaaaaaaaaaaacttaactaTTCATTCTTAGTATAACTAGCTGAATCTTGAAATctcattaatatataaataacgaAACTCAAAATTCAAGAAATTAGTAGGTAGTCCAAGAATAAAGTGGCTTAGATCAAAATGAATTTGGAGTGGTCCTCTAGATATGCTGGAAAGCACGGATTCGATCAGATTTTGGTACAGTTAGAGAAGCGCGGTCGCAGTAGAAAACTGTCTCTGGCTTTTATTGACACAAAGAGCCAAAACTCCGAATTAGCTTATATCTCATATAAGAGCCAAGGCCTTATAAATATTCTTGGCCATTAGGCTGTTATACCTGAACAAATCCACCCTACAAATATGCCTAATACTCCAAACATACCCTGAAAAAACCAGTTTGtccctttctttgttttgttactctgcctatatatatatatatatatatacacaccattATTCTAGTTGCAAAACATTTATAGGCTTTattaccctaaaaaaaaaataaaaaaaattcatatacagAGTTCCTTTACCCCTTTAGATTTATGTGATAAATTTAAGacattttctgaaaaaataaaaaagtccaaAAGCATATAAGGGGGGAAAGAATAGAGATGTCACTTTCTTGCAGATTATGTGGTGGAACTTTGGAAAGTATTTAAAGGctttttgatgaatattttttttttgttttctgtcaAGATCTATTACACTGCTTTCTACTGGGATATTGCAGGATTTTCTTTGCCCAATTGAATGAAATAGGGACAGCTCACTATACAGCAAATCAATCTCCTCCTTCTTTCTTCTTGAATTTAAACTCTTTGGGTCCCtgcaatcatatatatatatatatatgtgtgtgtgtgtgtgtgtgtgtacatcaTATATCAAGACTATCCcgatccaacaaaataaaaaacatgctgCTATTTCATTAATATCTTGTATGCCCACTCAGAAGAAGTAATTAATAAGTCAGCATCTACTACATCTTCTCAAATTTTCTAATTCTCTCTCCAATTGACAGAATGTTAGATGTTCTGAAATTATTTTGGTTGTTATTTATGAATGTCACTATGTTTTTGAAAACACAGAATATGCTGGGTTCCATTCGATTGTGGTGGATGAATTTTTGTGAAAAGATTATACtcaatttgacaaaaaaataaaataaatgtaggTGTGGAGGGCTAGAAGTCCCATGGATGGAACATTATAAAGTTTATCAATAagattattttaataatgtGCTTAGTATATTTGATCTgtttatattgtattaaattttcatgaaaCAGCCTCATGACAAAAACTACAATATTTTCATggtacaatttcaaaatttgaataaCCAAATCTCCAATGTCAGTAAGCCCAAGATGAAGAAAAGTAAGTATCAAGAGCAGAATAACAAAGACTGTCCAACCAAAGTCTGTTCACCAGCCATTTTGTGGATTAACCTCAACATCCCCCCTGAAAATTTTGGACCTCAAAAAGCTTTGGTTTTAAAGATTTAAGGCTGTTTGTTTCATAACCTTGAAACCTGCCCCTGTTCTTTAAAGCAATAGAAGGTCACAAATCAATCCCAAACAAGCCCCcacaaacacccaaaaaaaaaaaaaaaaaatgtggagaaAGTGCGGCATAGCATAAATCTTGCACTAACTTCCAAAGTTTCCACAAGATTCACCCGAGAAACAAAACAATGGAGAAGATCTTCTTTGTTACTCTCCGGATTGTGATAAAATCAATCATGGCCGTACACGTAATGTCAGGCTTAACGGTTTCCTTGATCAGCAGCTCCTCGAGCACTGCAAGTGTGCAACTGGACCTGGTCCACCAATCGGGGCCCATGGTCCCCCTCCCTTCCAATCCAGCTCACATATCACTGTATCTGCGCCTATGATCGTGATTGCGGTCCCACTTCTCTTCCTTTCGTCCTGGCCCCCTCATCTTCTGATAagactttcctttttttttttttttttttttttgggcctccACATCAGCAACCAATCCAACCCACCTTATTTGGGTTTTCCTTTCTCATTAagcccctttttaaaacattatttattcttattcttatttataatgCATCAAACTCATTGGGGAGTTGTTCAACTCAACttacatttatacatatatatatatatatatatatattagcaaatATATTTGGAGATCTCTAGCCAAACATAGACTGACAAATTCAATATATGGATATGGAACCAAGAAACAGTCAAAATGGTTCacattttgatacaaaattcATAGAACTTGAACAAATTAAGTACCATGCTTCCTCTATGGGTTTTGGAATGGGGTTTTCCTCTAAAATATATCTCATGTTTCCTTTATTCCATGCCATTATATGTGCAGGAGGAAAATTCCATGTTGCATCCATGCACTTCGGATATGGCCACTCAAACTCATACCACATCCTCcttcattattatttctattttattcatAATGTTTGAAAATTCATGAACttcaaatttgttttaagtaaaaataaccaataacaACGCCATTATTTTTTCAAGCAGTGATTTTAAATTGGAATCCCCATCTcagattaaataataataatcataccttcgttcacattttttttttttttttttggttttaattttccaaaatgttcaaccaacattttttttttaaccaaaataaagaattttgatGAAGATAAATTTagtccaaatataaatatattttagctttatctagatttttgtttttatcttttattaagTAGGTAGCTTATTTCATCAATAAATGAGGCTTAGAGATCTATATAACACCATTTAAAATGTCTTAATTCAtcttatttttagttttcattcttcttagttgtttttattttaaaatcctttattGTTAATGCATTGAACGTTAACACAGATCTCTATTCTAAAGTAcaattatgtaattaattaacgttgcacatatatttatttgatttttacaattatctaattaattaatgttagatatctatgcacatatatttatttgatttttatgcgcatttattttttcaaattgaagGAGGAATGTCTGTTTGTTAGCactttttatcaatattatttttggtacacCCAATGGAATATGTGGATGTAGATTGTGGAGAATGAATGACCCAAATTTGGATTCATAACACTTCCAGCAGTTCAAGGATGTATTGCTAAGAtttcttttgttcttctttGTTCAATAGAATTGTCTGATTAATTGAAGTCAGATTTCTGcacagatttatttattttttatttactttttccttcaaattgaAAGTGGCATATCTTCCTTCACAGATACGATAGAATTTTTTATGAACACAAATCCAACagatagaaaataaagaaataaataaaccaaaaaaagttttttttttccttttttttttttttaaatgaaaagtaGCGGgtcagaataaataaaaatggaggGATGTGTCCGTATATTGTGTGAAACTTTAAATGCATAGATTTATAAGTCTCAGACAATATATACATGCCTAGTCATGCAGTGTTGTTGTGGCAAGTTAGGCAGGTAGGTACCATTTGGAAGGAGGGTGTCAATTTCGGTAACCACACGACAgcagagaattttttttttatttttttaaaagtaataataataacaaaagaaaatcagattttgTGGATATGGACAATTAAATCATCAAGATTTTGCACATTTAgaattttcacaaaaattttGTGGAACatattaatacaataaaaaaaacttaacaGTCACCACCCACTTCTCGTGGGATATTTCACTTCCACCTGCCCTAACGCCTTAATTTTGTCTCTCCAATCCATatccaaattatttatttttctaatgtgGAAAAGAATAGGAAgaaaatattggaaaaatataGGTATTATGAGGCCCTTTCACCTAGAAAATAAACATTATGATAGGCTTTGACATTGTGCTTCTTTTGGTGTGTTCTCTTGAGTAATGTAGGTCCATTTAATTCTACGCAATCATTCTATTTGGGAAGGGATTTTCCTTTTGTACTGCCAAAAAGTTTACTTTATACACTCTTCCTATATGAAAAATGGTTTTGGCCTTTTGACAATCAAACATAGAAATAGTGTGTATTGCAAATACAGCTTCCCCTTTTAGAAACCTTTCAGTCTGAATTGCACTGAATTTATGGGTAACAAGTATTGGGTGGTTCAGATTTTGGGTAATGTTAGTTTACCCTTAAATTTGAGACATTGTTTATGTAGACTATTACTCTTTTGTAAAGCTTTTAAGCTGTTAGAAAAGTAAAACATTATTATCTTTatattatctttaatattttttgtcacATATGGAGCCGGATATCTTTTGGGTTTAATTAAACTCTTACAtgtatttttctaataaatattGCCAAGTATTGAATAATGACCTGAACTTGattatcatattaaattattattcttttcaaaaaattaaactattgataaatgaattattattatatttacattATCTTTTAACATTTTGGCCATACAAAttataaaagagagaaaatagaTATATAGCAGTATAAAGTTTGGCTGCATATAGACCTCTGATTTTTCAGAACAAGAACCAAAAGTGTTTGATGTATATAAcattataagaaaataatgaagGGAATACAAAATTTCTTGCAATGCTAGATAGACTGTGTTGGAAAGCAACAGCGACCAATAAATTAAAGTATAATGTGTAATGTTTACTTGTCTTCAATAGTAATAAACCATGCCATATAAATCAAAGAGTGTGACAAAAAAACTGATATTTCACTCTCCTATAGCAGGCAATTAAACTGTGAGTAAATAATAAGGGAAAACATCATCATCGACTAGTCGCACTCTCTCCCTAGATGAACATCCAAATCAAGAGGGTGATTAAACCCGAAACCACACCGAAATTTCGAACAGTGTTGGCAGAGGATTGAGATGGTGCAGGTACAGGTGCCGCAGTGAAAGAGTCCATCTCAAGATGCCCAACAAGTTTGAATGGAAATTCTTCACCAGAGGAGCCCTctttgttttcaactttgatGTGGAGCTTGTGTCCTGCCTCACAGTGCTTTCCAAGGCCATTGTAGAAGTAATAGTCACCTGTCCTTGTGAGGTTGACAATCACAGGTCCATCAAAGAACATGCTAATCACATGGTTTTGAGTGCAATGTTCGAAATCATCCTTGTCCACGATCACCACATTGTTGGCACTTGGTCTTGATGGgaaaactgaattttttttttttttttccaaactcagaaaagaaagaaaaaagaattgtcTATAATCTgtaatgtttatttattctaAGTTACATTCTCATTTTCATATGACAAATTGATAGATATTTAGGCTTAGATATGTTTGTAACTAGAATGTTGTACAAAAAATGGTCATGATCCATAAACCATGAAACATTTTAGAGTAACAAAGAATTCAGCACCACCCTCTGGTAGTTCCTCCTTGAAAAATTTAAGATACTATTCAATTTTCATCAATCAAAAAATGGATCATATTTGGTGATAGTAGTGCtataattaatttcttccatGTGCAATATGAGTCTATGACCATAAGAGGGCATGCTTAAAATCTATCAAACACCATTGCAACCCTGCCTAATTTCTGTTTCTTTTGCTTCTTAACCACCAAATtagaattaaattaaaacatatagaCTAGTTTGTTACACTAATtcaaaacacaataaaaaagcCATTTCAAAACAAAGCCACTTATCATTGATTAGATCACTCCAATATGATTATTACCAAGAATTTGGTAACGCAAGAAGTAAAATTTTGAAGTACAAAACAAGAGAAATAGAGGCATATTCAACTTACGAAGTCTATCACCAACACCAAAGGTTCTTGGTCTAGCCCAATCCTCAAAGTAAGTTTTGTTATCAGGTACACGCCAGCCATGGCTTCCTCCAACAATGTGAGTCATGGCATTTACTGATGTTGCCATCATGAAGCATCCCATTGTTGCAGCCAAGATGATCAATGAAAGTTTCAGGTTTGCCATTTTcgtttttcctttcctttttcttgctCTTTCTCAAAAATTTGGTGAGCtttgttttatgtgttgaaggAGGGTTGTGGGGTGGTGGGTGGTTTCTTTGGTTTCCTTCAACACATGAAAAAGAACAAGTTTGAGATTGGATTTGTGTTGAATCAAAGTGGAAATTAAGGTGGGTTTTTGTGGGTTCTTGaccattgattttttttgcCTTGTTTTTGGGATATATTTTAAGGGTTTGACAGGGTCAGAACATTGCTTATAGAGGGGTTCTGTTTAAAATTTCTAAGATGGAAAATTCTTAGTATGGATTTAGAGGAGAAGAGTTTTTTCAGCAACCTTAAAATGATTGATCTATATTTATGGCAAATATTATACCACTTAAATTGCAGCTACTTGATAAAAAAGAGgtggaaaaaaatgaaactacttttttttttttatcatctatAATAATTCCTACAGATTTAATATCCACAATTTTTAAGTGTAAGTGTAAGAGGTTTTTAAATTGagctaattttatttaacaaaaaacaCAACTacttaaaaaagtttaaattagaGATCATAAAAATAAACGATTATATGGGTTTTGCTTTAATTTAAGAAAGATTTTTAGAAACACCAATCACATTttacttgaaaaaaattatgtgtaaattgaatatataatatgaaaaatgtGCATATGCTAATTAGAGTTTCATTGCACTTATATAAAAATGTGATGATTTtctgattaaaaaatttaaacataggAAAGTGTTACATTAATTTTTCcactaataattattttatgtaaataaaagaCTGAAAATTTGTCGGAGATAAGAAAATTGGTCGGGTTGACAAAAATGGATGAAATTTTCTAATTACTAAAAAGCACGTATTGGTTTTATTAGGGAAACGACATGTCGTCGCTGTAACAAAGCCCGTTGTTTTGTTAGAAACAGCACGCGCACAAAACTGTGTGTAGCCTGTTTCACTTTTAGCCAGGGCGGGAGTCCTCTGTCCCAAATCCAATTCGATTCCTATACTACTTTCTCGGCAACCAAACAGGTCACAAGGACCACAACGAAAATTCGAGAGCAAAAGCGAAAAAGGAAGGGTTTTTCTAGGACTTTATTAAGGTCTATATCTGGGCTCTAAAACCCTAACCCACCCAGAAGACCAATGGGCGAGCCTAGTTCTCAATCTCAACCCGTTTGCGCTGACGAGGCTCTTGATCTGCTCAACTGCGTCACTAAGTCTCCTTTCGATCAAGAAAAATGTCTCCGTCTCTTGCATTCCTTGCGAGAGTGCGTGCTGAACAAGGTAACAATTTTCTGTTTCTTTCGGATCATCGTTTTTACAACCCAATTGATTTTTAGGAACTGGAAGCTCAACGCTTTAATTCATGTTATATcattttagttatatttatttttattttttatttttaagttgaaATTGTTTCccttcaaagaaaaataaagataaagaaaggaGTAATTTTTatggtcgaaaatggtggaaaaaaataaaataaaactgttTTGATGTCCCACCGAGTATGGCAGATAATAGGTGATGGTGAAAGGTTTCTATTACTTAACCTCTTCTGTGGGACTAATGGGTTTAAGttagaaaatggaaaaccaTTCAATTAACAGGGAATGAGAGTACTATATTTTCTTCAGAAATTATCCATAAATGCTTAGATTTCCatgattaattgattaattcatGAATGGGTATGAACTTATTCTCCA comes from Ziziphus jujuba cultivar Dongzao chromosome 6, ASM3175591v1 and encodes:
- the LOC107430116 gene encoding umecyanin, with the protein product MANLKLSLIILAATMGCFMMATSVNAMTHIVGGSHGWRVPDNKTYFEDWARPRTFGVGDRLLFPSRPSANNVVIVDKDDFEHCTQNHVISMFFDGPVIVNLTRTGDYYFYNGLGKHCEAGHKLHIKVENKEGSSGEEFPFKLVGHLEMDSFTAAPVPAPSQSSANTVRNFGVVSGLITLLIWMFI